Proteins co-encoded in one Balearica regulorum gibbericeps isolate bBalReg1 chromosome 24, bBalReg1.pri, whole genome shotgun sequence genomic window:
- the LOC142604999 gene encoding feather keratin Cos2-3-like, which translates to MSCYNQCQPCQPCGPTPLANSCNEPCVRQCQNSTVVIEPPAVVVTLPGPILSSFPQNTVVGSSTSAAVGSILSCDGVPINSGCCDLSCITSRYCGSRRCPPC; encoded by the coding sequence ATGTCCTGCTACAaccagtgccagccctgccagccctgcggccCGACCCCGCTGGCCAACAGCTGCAACGAGCCCTGCGTCAGGCAGTGCCAGAACTCCACCGTCGTCATTGAGCCGCCTGCTGTGGTGGTGACCCTGCCcggccccatcctcagctccttcccacagaacaccgttgtgggctcctccacctccgctgctgttggcagcatcctcagctgtGACGGAGTGCCCATCAACTCTGGGTGCTGTGACCTCTCCTGCATCACCAGCCGCTACTGTGGCAGCAGAAGGTGCCCCCCTTGCTAA